From the genome of Myripristis murdjan chromosome 22, fMyrMur1.1, whole genome shotgun sequence, one region includes:
- the LOC115354628 gene encoding probable N-acetyltransferase camello isoform X2, translating into MAGFRIRPYRDADYDVVREMYVSGFSEHLNALCVQALKQTWVQLVLVVFLLAAKAVSGSFLVSLMALIPLLVLAREGVRLLFNQQGIQLGLREDLLDIKASYMQEGQVSCFWVAEIHGRLVGTVGLLPCRSHTGAWELKRISVRKQFRRLGISKALCRTALGFAACGGVRDVVLYTSMLQTDAHKLYRSLGFHKIDEFVWPSLAAKLINFVVFKFGYKVQQREA; encoded by the coding sequence ATGGCTGGATTTCGGATCCGTCCATACCGGGATGCGGACTACGACGTGGTCAGGGAAATGTATGTGTCAGGTTTCTCTGAGCACCTGAACGCCCTGTGTGTTCAGGCTCTGAAACAGACGTGGGTGCAGCTTGTGTTGGTCGTCTTCCTCCTGGCAGCCAAAGCCGTGTCCGGATCCTTCCTTGTTTCACTCATGGCTCTGATCCCGCTGCTGGTGCTGGCCCGGGAGGGAGTCCGGCTCTTGTTCAACCAGCAGGGGATCCAGCTGGGCCTCAGGGAGGACCTCCTGGACATCAAAGCCAGCTACATGCAGGAGGGACAGGTGTCGTGCTTCTGGGTGGCTGAGATCCACGGCAGGTTGGTGGGCACGGTGGGCCTGCTGCCCTGCCGCAGCCACACCGGAGCCTGGGAGCTGAAGCGGATCTCTGTCAGGAAGCAGTTCAGGCGTCTGGGCATCAGCAAGGCCCTCTGCCGCACGGCTCTGGGGTTTGCGGCGTGCGGTGGCGTGCGGGATGTGGTGCTGTACACCTCCATGCTGCAGACCGACGCACACAAGCTGTACCGCAGTCTGGGATTTCACAAGATAGACGAGTTTGTGTGGCCGTCGCTGGCGGCCAAGCTGATCAACTTTGTGGTGTTTAAGTTTGGATACAAGGTGCAGCAGCGAGAGGCGTGA
- the LOC115354628 gene encoding probable N-acetyltransferase camello isoform X1: MASIQIRKYRDDDAEAVREVFTLGMSEHVPSSFMHLLKQPLTQMVLMCVFCALMASSKSFLLPIMAVTLVLAGARQFVTYMFTSYIDTCLKKDLCHIRETYLEQKDACFWVAESDGRVVGTVACMPAEKVPGCLELKRMSVRRTHRGMGIAKALCRTVADFTRDRGYAAVILYTSVVQTDAQNLYEHMGYEKIREFVVPELVARITNFSLIEYRLDLQTDTKKD, translated from the coding sequence ATGGCCAGCATTCAGATCCGGAAGTATCGAGATGACGACGCGGAGGCGGTGAGGGAGGTCTTCACCCTGGGCATGAGCGAGCACGTGCCCTCGTCCTTCATGCACCTGCTGAAGCAGCCGCTCACCCAGAtggtgctgatgtgtgtgttctgcgCTCTGATGGCCAGCTCCAAGTCCTTCCTGCTGCCCATCATGGCTGTCACTCTCGTCCTGGCCGGGGCGAGGCAGTTTGTCACCTACATGTTCACCAGCTACATCGACACGTGCCTCAAGAAGGACCTCTGCCACATCAGGGAGACCTACCTGGAGCAGAAGGACGCGTGCTTCTGGGTGGCCGAAAGTGACGGGCGGGTGGTCGGCACTGTGGCGTGTATGCCTGCTGAGAAGGTGCCGGGCTGCTTGGAACTGAAGCGCATGTCTGTACGCCGCACTCACCGCGGGATGGGCATCGCCAAGGCTCTGTGCAGGACAGTGGCGGATTTTACCCGGGACAGGGGTTACGCCGCCGTCATCCTCTACACCTCTGTAGTGCAGACAGACGCGCAGAACCTGTACGAACACATGGGCTACGAAAAGATAAGGGAGTTTGTCGTGCCTGAGCTCGTTGCAAGAATCACCAACTTCAGCCTGATCGAGTACAGACTAGATTTACAGACGGATACCAAAAAAGACTGA